One Alosa alosa isolate M-15738 ecotype Scorff River chromosome 22, AALO_Geno_1.1, whole genome shotgun sequence DNA segment encodes these proteins:
- the mlst8 gene encoding target of rapamycin complex subunit lst8 → MNVNQGTVGSDPVILATAGYDHTVRFWQAHSGICTRTVQHQDSQVNSLEVTPDRSMIAAAGYQHIRMYDLNSNNPNPVINYDGVSKNITSVGFHEDGRWMYTGGEDCMARIWDLRSRNLQCQRIFQVNAPINCVCLHPNQAELIVGDQSGVIHIWDLKTDHNEQLIPEPEVSVNSVHIDPDASYMAAVNSSGNCYVWNMAGGLGDEVTQLIPKTKIPAHKRYSLRCKFSPDSTLLATCSADQTCKIWRTSNFSLMTELSIKSNNPGETSRGWMWDCAFSGDSQYIVTASSDNLARLWSVETGEIKREYSGHQKAVVCLAFNDSVLG, encoded by the exons ATGAACGTTAACCAAGGTACAGTCGGGAGTGACCCGGTGATTTTAGCCACCGCAGGTTATGATCACACCGTTCGGTTCTGGCAAGCTCACAGTGGAATATGTACCAGGACGGTACAACACCAGGACTCT CAAGTGAATTCTCTTGAAGTAACACCTGACAGGAGCATGATAGCTGCAGCAG GTTATCAGCATATTCGCATGTATGACTTGAACTCTAACAATCCCAACCCTGTCATAAACTACGATGGTGTTAGTAAGAACATCACTTCAGTGGGCTTCCATGAGGATGGCCGCTGGATGTACACTGGAGGAGAGGACTGTATGGCTCGCATTTGGGACCTGAG GTCAAGAAACCTGCAGTGCCAAAGAATTTTCCAAGTCAATGCACCCATCAACTGTGTGTGCTTACACCCAAACCAG GCTGAGCTGATTGTGGGGGACCAAAGTGGTGTGATCCACATCTGGGATTTGAAGACAGATCATAATGAACAGCTCATACCTGAACCTGAGGTGTCAGTTAACTCTGTGCACATTGACCCCGATGCCAGCTATATGGCTGCAGTCAACAGCTCG GGCAACTGTTATGTGTGGAACATGGCGGGCGGACTGGGGGATGAGGTAACGCAGCTCATTCCCAAGACCAAGATCCCGGCTCATAAACGCTACTCCCTGCGCTGCAAGTTTAGTCCAGACTCAAC CCTGCTGGCTACCTGCTCCGCTGACCAAACTTGCAAGATCTGGAGGACCTCCAACTTCTCCCTGATGACGGAGCTGAGCATCAAGAGCAACAACCCGGGAGAGACGTCTCGCGGCTGGATGTGGGACTGTGCTTTCTCTGGGGACTCGCAGTACATTGTCACAG CGTCTTCTGATAACCTAGCCCGTCTGTGGAGTGTCGAAACCGGAGAGATCAAGAGGGAATACAGTGGCCATCAGAAAGCTGTTGTGTGTCTTGCCTTCAACGACAGTGTACttggttaa
- the neurl2 gene encoding neuralized-like protein 2, with the protein MAGVLDKFMEFHPVHGTNVQLDPSGTRATRVESFANGLCFSKNPLNPGEIFLVEIEDKELGWCGHLRIGLTAHDPRNLETVPEYSLPDLMDLGKSWVFAITRNHNRVVEEQPPAEPAGDHLAGGHRLGRGEPEQEEELSRPKVFFTSPHLCIEKMYIPMDKLVGRSRPGRYSHILDDLYKLNALPPTARRSRIGVVYVPREPGFADMHIVINGEDMGASAKRIPTSQPLYAVVDVFAATKCVRIVQVEYGFASLQTLCRQAIQKNIVHRMALDWLELPEILKNFCKYE; encoded by the exons ATGGCGGGTGTTTTGGATAAGTTTATGGAGTTCCACCCCGTCCATGGCACAAATGTACAATTGGATCCCTCTGGGACGAGGGCAACTCGTGTTGAAAGTTTTGCTAACGGGCTGTGCTTCAGCAAAAATCCCTTGAATCCAGGGGAAATATTCCTGGTGGAGATTGAGGACAAGGAACTGGGCTGGTGCGGCCATCTTCGGATTGGACTTACAGCACATGACCCTCGAAACCTGGAGACGGTACCAGAGTACTCTCTTCCTGATCTGATGGACCTGGGAAAAAGCTGGGTGTTTGCCATCACTAGGAACCACAATAGGGTTGTTGAGGAGCAGCCACCGGCGGAGCCTGCAGGTGACCACCTAGCAGGGGGCCACAGGCTGGGGAGGGGCGAACCCGAGCAGGAAGAAGAACTCAGCAGACCCAAGGTGTTTTTCACCAGCCCCCACTTGTGCATCGAGAAGATGTACATCCCCATGGATAAACTCGTCGGCCGCAGTCGCCCCGGCAGGTACAGCCACATCCTGGACGACCTGTACAAGCTGAATGCACTACCTCCCACAGCTCGCCGCAGCCGCATTGGTGTAGTCTACGTCCCCAGAGAGCCAGGTTTCGCTGACATGCACATAGTCATCAATGGTGAGGACATGGGGGCCTCGGCCAAGAGGATACCCACAAGTCAGCCTCTTTATGCAGTTGTGGATGTGTTTGCTGCTACCAAGTGTGTCCGCATTGTACAGGTGGAATATGGCT TTGCATCATTGCAAACACTCTGTCGGCAGGCCATTCAGAAAAATATTGTTCACAGAATGGCGTTGGACTGGCTGGAGCTTCCTGAGATACTGAAGAATTTCTGCAAGTACGAGTGA
- the msrb1b gene encoding methionine-R-sulfoxide reductase B1b gives MSFCSFFGKEHYKDHFKSGMYVCSQCDHPLFNSRSKYAHSSPWPAFTETIREDSVTKHMESLTAFKVLCGKCGNGLGHEFVNDGPEDGMSRFUIFSHSLKFVPKDKVDRQ, from the exons ATGTCTTTTTGCTCGTTTTTTGGCAAAGAACATTACAAGGATCATTTCAAGTCAG GAATGTACGTCTGCTCTCAGTGTGACCATCCTTTGTTTAATAGTAGATCTAAATATGCCCACTCTTCACCATGGCCTGCCTTCACAGAAACAATCCGTGAGGACAGTGTGACTAAACACATGGAGAGTCTCACAGCCTTCAAG GTTCTATGTGGCAAGTGTGGTAATGGACTAGGCCATGAATTTGTCAATGATGGGCCTGAGGATGGCATGTCACGATTCTGAATATTCAGTCACTCGCTCAAGTTTGTCCctaaag ACAAGGTTGACAGACAGTAA
- the bricd5 gene encoding BRICHOS domain-containing protein 5: protein MVRCWKRTEATPGDSECTDTGQNVAPKFPHRVFWGCLSTTLFIVIVAVSVYAHLGISQDDTESAVQIVRITAPDQSGTVFNQSALVDKHNNLVSYSVTSQANHTSTVLYHMKDGLVCYKPDNQDTCFLHKMEGSDYDNVNSLLNMSNQQVNQFWLVGNETRRHAEFLGVIADSRVDTSTLPKPIQDLCQQSSVYWTKRADGPGKQRLIYFCIDICFPSNICVSVCFYYLPE from the exons ATGGTGAGGTGCTGGAAGCGCACAGAGGCCACGCCAGGTGACTCAGAATGCACG GATACGGGCCAGAATGTGGCCCCAAAGTTTCCTCACCGAGTGTTCTGGGGCTGCCTGTCCACTACGCTGTTCATCGTGATTGTGGCTGTCAGTGTTTACGCACATTTAGGCATCTCACAAGATGACACAGAG TCTGCTGTGCAGATTGTCAGAATCACAGCTCCTGACCAGTCTGGCACGGTCTTCAATCAATCTGCATTGGTCGACAAACACAACAATTTGGTCTCCTATTCAGTGACATCCCAAGCAAATCATACCTCTACGGTGCTCTATCACATGAAGGAT GGATTGGTGTGTTACAAGCCAGACAACCAAGACACCTGCTTTCTGCACAAAATGGAAGGCTCCGACTATGACAACGTGAACTCACTCTTGAACATGTCCAACCAGCAG GTCAACCAGTTCTGGCTGGTGGGGAATGAGACACGCAGACACGCTGAGTTCTTGGGGGTTATTGCAGACTCTCGAGTGGACACCTCAACCCTCCCAAAGCCCATTCAGGACCTCTGCCAGCAAAGTTCTGTGTACTGGACCAAGAGAGCCGATG GTCCAGGGAAACAACGGCTCATTTACTTCTGTATAGACATCTGCTTTCCCAGCAacatctgtgtgtcagtgtgcttcTACTACCTGCCTGAATGA
- the LOC125287463 gene encoding glycerol-3-phosphate phosphatase, with protein sequence MAASNAKCTRLTGSLVKQLLDSIDSVLFDCDGVIWRGDQAIPGAPDVINLLKKNGKRVFFVTNNSTKTRKMYADKLATLGFNASEEEVFGTAYCSAMYLKSVAKIQGKVYLVGSNAMKQEIENVGIQTTGVGPDPISGVQIDWANVSLDPEVKAVVVGFDQHFSYMKLNRALQYLCNPSCLFVGTNTDTRLPLEGGKAVPGTGCLVKAVETAAQRPAQVVGKPSNFMFDCVAKQFGLDPARALMVGDRLDTDIMLGTNCGLKTLLTLTGVSTVADAEDHLKSGCPNRAGMVPDYYIDTIAELLPALQG encoded by the exons ATGGCAGCGTCTAACGCTAAATGTACTAGGTTAACTGGATCTCTGGTCAAGCAGTTGCTTGATTCAATAGACAGTGTACTGTTTGACTGCGACGGGGTTATATGGCGAGGAGACCAGGCCATCCCTGGTGCCCCTGATGTAATTAACTTGTTAAAGAAAAACGGGAAGCGTGTGTTCTTTGTAACAAATAATAGCACTAAGACCAGGAAAATGTATGCAGACAAATTAGCTACGTTAGGATTCAATGCATCAGAGGAGGAGGTATTTGGGACAGCCTACTGTTCTGCAATGTACCTCAAATCAGTGGCAAAAATACAAGGCAAAGTGTACCTCGTTGGAAGCAATGCTATGAAACAAGAGATTGAGAACGTTGGGATCCAGACCACAGGTGTTGGTCCTGACCCGATTTCTGGTGTTCAGATTGACTGGGCCAATGTGTCATTGGACCCTGAGGTCAAAGCGGTGGTTGTTGGGTTTGATCAACACTTCAGCTACATGAAACTGAACAGAGCTCTCCAGTACCTCTGCAATCCCAGCTGCCTCTTTGTCGGCACAAACACTGATACAAGGCTTCCACTGGAGGGGGGGAAAGCTGTTCCAG GAACCGGCTGCCTTGTCAAAGCCGTGGAGACAGCAGCCCAACGTCCAGCCCAGGTGGTGGGCAAGCCCAGCAACTTCATGTTTGACTGCGTGGCGAAACAGTTCGGCCTGGACCCAGCACGTGCCCTCATGGTGGGCGACCGACTGGACACGGACATCATGCTGGGCACCAACTGTGGGCTGAAGACCCTGCTGACCCTCACCGGGGTGTCCACCGTAGCCGACGCCGAGGACCACCTGAAAAGTGGGTGCCCCAACCGTGCCGGCATGGTACCTGATTACTACATTGACACCATAGCAGAGCTGCTGCCAGCACTACAGGGGTGA
- the meiob gene encoding meiosis-specific with OB domain-containing protein yields the protein MAFNASVRNFIPISELHPNTTQAKVVGVVIGKTDARGFPDRKNLGSERFTFGFTIKDSPDHSINVSSWGSEEYIIGLCGSFRTGDCVVIENPLVTPKDPEKEERFCPATPSFYRLLMTETHSQIRLCADVEEENRLLPLLHVPVKDPRDFYTLGDINANGQSLDGFINILAAVRSTGEQKFFTTSDGRKGQRMEVKLFDDTVNSFPLVCWDRETIQFMQSLTPKETVLFISDARVKFDTFRNGMTATATTKTIITINPDTPEANQLFNFAKEFSESGALDETDNQSGDDIPLDSITDVLTVSQLRSKTQDTLDAFYAITYAFISALPLDTPSKVVRNRCARCRVPVAEDVMVCTSFSCAGQGQELEMFSGFDLLLDISDHTGTLQSCYLSGTVAEKTLGCTAEEYVNLSEVGQTALKWRFLLERCKIYLKVQPAPKFRSGWRISILSCSLADSVEVKQSLETEAL from the exons ATGGCTTTTAACGCATCAGTCAGGAACTTTATACCCATATCAGAATTACACCCAAACACTACACAAGCG AAGGTAGTTGGGGTGGTCATTGGGAAAACGGATGCCAGAGGATTTCCTGACAGGAAAA ATTTGGGCAGTGAAAGGTTTACCTTTGGCTTTACAATAAAGGACTCACCTGACCACTCCATTAATGTATCCTCATGGGGCAGTGAAGAGTATATCATTGGGCTCTGTGGCAGCTTCAGAACAGGAGATTGTG TTGTTATTGAGAATCCACTAGTTACACCCAAAGACCCTGAAAAAGAGGAACGATTTTGTCCAGCAACTCCAAG TTTCTACAGGTTGCTGATGACCGAAACGCACTCTCAGATAAGACTGTGTGCAGATGTGGAGGAGGAAAACAGACTGCTTCCCCTCCTCCATGTTCCAGTCAAAGACCCACGAGACTTCTACACCTTGGGAGACATCAATGCCAATGGTCAAAGCCTAGACGGTTTTATCAACATTCTGGCTGCTGTCAGATCG ACTGGGGAGCAGAAGTTCTTCACCACCTCAGATGGACGCAAAGGACAGCGCATGGAAGTAAAGCTCTTTGATGATACAGTGAACTCTTTTCCTTTAGTTTG CTGGGATCGCGAGACTATTCAATTCATGCAGTCACTGACACCAAAAGAGACAG TGCTGTTCATCTCTGATGCCCGTGTGAAATTTGATACCTTTCGTAACGGCATGACCGCCACTGCGACCACTAAAACAATTATCACCATCAATCCTG ACACTCCAGAGGCCAATCAGCTCTTCAATTTTGCTAAGGAGTTCTCTGAGTCAGGAGCCCTGGACGAGACAGACAATCAGTCAGGAGATGACATACCAT tgGACTCCATAACTGATGTACTGACTGTGAGCCAGCTTAGGAGCAAAACCCAAGATACTTTGGATGCTTTTTATGCAATCACATATGCCTTCATCTCTGCATTGCCTCTGGACACCCCCTCTAAAGTGGTCAGGAACAGATG TGCCAGGTGCAGAGTGCCGGTGGCTGAGGATGTGATGGTGTGCACCAGTTTCTCCTGTGCTGGTCAAGGCCAGGAACTGGAGATGTTTTCAGGCTTTGACTTACTCCTGGACATCAGCGATCATACAGGCACACTACAGTCCTGCTACCTCTCTGGTACTGTGGCTGAGAAAACTCTGGGTTGCACT GCTGAAGAATATGTGAATCTTTCTGAAGTAGGACAGACAGCCTTAAAATGGAGGTTTCTTCTGGAAAGATGCAAGATTTACCTGAAG GTCCAACCAGCCCCCAAGTTTAGGAGTGGTTGGAGAATCAGCATCCTTTCCTGCTCACTCGCTGACTCAGTGGAAGTCAAGCAAAGTTTGGAGACGGAGGCTCTGTGA
- the tex2l gene encoding testis-expressed protein 2, translating into MAETVGNDRGLKNPLGHQIPRLCPPPPPPPPPPPPPPGAQGAAKRGILIQLTGTEGEWDSLDDNELIFSLERDQDGTSGPLPKQRSCPDEDDWGLRSPAFHVPLSPSSPGSLADISSSLPSFLSPGHASPTHRPLANLVKSLSTELELKETSSSTSSLKPRPFLSLVKSISTEISRSEPEVSQSRSDSRLNLHLLRQLTQSKDSRTAPPSPVNLSPTGEPKSGFFKTELEDTRRKLHEAMQEPLSMFSKIMGDDSSLSGSPKHHRTTSSLDSPSHKGFYAVIGRSTGDLTTTDSQARSSKQSEGDFNLPICNWPVKHAKRKRSCCSHGHPGRLKDLSPSLELCPHAGGIMQVMGVPGSHQTTTVPATGLYFLAALFYCYFILPLTTYMSGLCLGLIFGFMLGLVLIRLGMTRQTIPPYTRSANQIDYSHPTDLQGDPPCLKGWMNEMYTYDPDYYHPSLTHSVYVSLEGQGLRLDYPRQSIKRRATFDEQPQESTFVRSRKVQLAGSKVFLLPAALARKRVWNPKYPICITLAEGEQPVTEELRDEAQAGGGGVGGGGGEQQQHQHHRQDRPVTLTAAAKPRPGHHAVTLCLFGRTGREKEEWFHQLQAAASRADHQDRLSRCGSRSDVSVPHMESPGSPVQSSRVSSRGSTEDLASVLLASRVRGNILLQDYTSYMGTLLRSQGPSPAASPGPSSTQASPTEKDACCHMDIPPAWINALIGRIFWDFLREKYWTDMVSRKIQKKLSKIRLPYFMNELTLTELDMGSCMPQIINTYEPRFNSRGLWLELDMEYTGTLQMTLETKINLSKLGKDSLEPDRVVETARAGKSRLCVLADSDEESSSAGSTDEEEAPLPEPQWNLGEKGSPASTDGVAASGRTGRRILRFVDKIAKSKYFQKATENEYIKKKIEEVSNTPLLLTVEVQELSGTLAVNIPPPPTDRIWYSFCDPPRLDLRVRPKLGEREVTFCHVTEWIEKKLQDEFQKVFVLPNMDDLYLPLMHSGMDHPAGPQDLPAVSSPHNSSMESIERIPPEPSMDWE; encoded by the exons ATGGCGGAGACCGTAGGAAATGACAGAGGACTCAAAAATCCACTGGGGCACCAGATTCCAAGGCTctgcccacctcctcctccacctcctcctcctcctcctcctcctccaggggCTCAGGGTGCGGCGAAAAGGGGGATTCTGATCCAGCTGACTGGCACTGAGGGCGAGTGGGACAGCCTGGATGACAACGAGCTGATCTTTAGCCTGGAGCGAGACCAGGACGGAACCAGTGGCCCTCTGCCCAAGCAGCGGTCCTGTCCCGACGAGGACGACTGGGGACTGCGCTCGCCGGCGTTCCACGTGCCGCTCTCGCCCTCCTCACCGGGCTCCCTGGCggacatctcctcctccctgcccAGCTTCCTCTCACCTGGACATGCCTCACCCACGCACAGGCCCCTGGCCAACCTGGTCAAGTCACTGTCCACCGAGCTTGAGCTCAAGGAGACCTCGTCGTCGACGTCGTCCCTCAAGCCGCGGCCCTTCCTCAGCCTGGTCAAGTCCATCTCCACCGAGATCTCCCGCAGCGAGCCGGAGGTCTCCCAGTCCCGGTCCGACTCGCGGCTCAACCTGCACCTGCTCCGGCAGCTGACCCAGTCCAAAGACTCCCGCACTGCGCCGCCCTCCCCGGTCAACCTCTCCCCCACTGGAGAGCCCAAATCGGGCTTCTTCAAGACCGAGCTGGAGGACACCCGGAGAAAGCTCCATGAGGCCATGCAGGAACCACTCAGCATGTTCAGCAAGATCATGGGCGATGACAGCAGCTTGTCCGGCAGCCCCAAGCACCACCGGACGACCAGTTCCTTGGACTCCCCTAGCCATAAAGGCTTCTACGCAGTCATCGGCAGATCCACTGGGGATTTGACCACAACGGACTCCCAGGCTAGGAGCTCCAAGCAGTCAGAGGGGGACTTCAACCTGCCTATCTGCAACTGGCCTGTCAAGCACGCTAAGAGGAAGAGGTCCTGCTGCTCCCATGGGCACCCTGGGCGACTGAAGGACCTCAGCCCCTCTCTGGAGCTTTGCCCCCATGCTGGTGGGATCATGCAGGTCATGGGGGTGCCAGGGAGCCACCAGACCACTACGGTGCCAGCCACAGGGCTCTACTTCCTGGCTGCCCTGTTTTACTGCTACTTCATCCTGCCTTTGACCACATACATGTCAGGTCTCTGCCTCGGCCTGATCTTTGGCTTTATGCTCGGACTTGTGCTCATCCGCCTGGGCATGACTAGACAGACCATTCCACCTTACACACGCAGTGCAAACCAAATCGACTACAGTCATCCAACTGACCTTCAAGGTGATCCACCCTGCTTAAAG GGCTGGATGAACGAGATGTACACCTACGACCCGGACTACTACCACCCGTCCCTCACACACTCCGTCTACGTGTCGCTGGAGGGCCAGGGCCTGAGGTTGGACTACCCCCGCCAGAGCATCAAGCGTCGGGCCACCTTTGACGAGCAGCCCCAGGAGTCCACTTTTGTCCGCTCACGCAAGGTCCAGCTAGCTGGCAGCAAG gtgTTCCTGCTTCCGGCCGCTCTGGCACGCAAGCGGGTGTGGAATCCAAAGTACCCCATCTGCATCACGCTGGCCGAGGGCGAGCAGCCTGTGACGGAGGAGCTGAGGGACGAGGCCCAggcaggaggtggaggtgtgggcggaggagggggggaacaacagcagcatcagcaccacAGACAGGACCGGCCTGTCACGCTCACAGCGGCAGCCAAACCCAGACCCGGCCATCACGCGGTCACGCTGTGCCTATTCGGCCGGACGGGACGCGAGAAGGAGGAGTGGTTCCATCAGCTCCAGGCGGCGGCCTCCAGGGCTGACCATCAGGACAGGCTGAGCAGATGCGGCTCCAGATCCG aCGTGTCCGTGCCTCACATGGAGAGCCCCGGCAGCCCGGTGCAGTCGAGCCGCGTGTCCAGCCGGGGGAGCACCGAGGACCTGGCCTCCGTGCTGCTGGCCAGCAGGGTGCGCGGCAACATCCTGCTGCAGGACTACACCTCCTACATGGGCACGCTCCTCAGGTCCCAGGGCCCCAGCCCTGCAGCCAGCCCCGGGCCCAGCAGCACCCAGGCCAGCCCCACAGAGAAG GACGCGTGCTGTCACATGGATATCCCTCCTGCCTGGATCAATGCCCTGATTGGCCGGATCTTTTGGGACTTCCTGCGGGAAAAGTACTGGACTGACATGGTCTCACGCAAGATTCAGAAGAAGCTGAGTAAAATAAGG TTGCCTTACTTCATGAATGAGCTGACTCTTACTGAGCTGGACATGGGCTCCTGCATGCCTCAGATTATCAACACGTACGAGCCCCGCTTCAACAGCCGAG GTTTATGGCTGGAGCTGGACATGGAATACACAGGGACTCTGCAGATGACCCTGGAGACCAAGATCAACCTGTCCAAGCTGGGCAAGGACAGCCTGGAGCCCGACCGCGTGGTGGAGACAGCACGAGCAGG caAGTCCAGGCTGTGTGTTCTGGCTGACAGTGACGAGGAGTCCTCCAGCGCTGGCTCAACTGATGAGGAGGAGGCTCCGCTTCCCGAGCCACAGTGGAACCTGGGTGAGAAGGGGAGTCCGGCCAGCACGGACGG TGTGGCTGCCAGTGGCAGGACTGGCCGGAGGATTTTGAGATTTGTCGACAAAATCGCTAAGTCTAAGTACTTCCAGAAGGCCACGGAAAATGAGTACATCAAAAAGAAGATTGAGGAGGTGTCCAATACGCCCCTGCTGCTCACCGTCGAGGTCCAGGAGCTGTCTGGGACGCTGGCCGTCAACATCCCGCCTCCCCCCACCGACAGGATTTG GTACAGCTTCTGTGACCCTCCTCGGCTGGACCTGAGGGTGCGTCCCAAACTGGGCGAACGCGAGGTGACTTTCTGCCACGTGACCGAGTGGATCGAGAAGAAGCTGCAGGACGAGTTTCAG aAAGTGTTTGTGCTGCCAAACATGGATGACCTCTACCTGCCTCTCATGCACTCTGGCATGGACCACCCGGCCGGTCCCCAGGACCTCCCTGCTGTCTCGTCTCCACACAACTCCTCCATGGAGTCCATTGAGCGGATTCCCCCGGAGCCCTCAATGGATTGGGAGTAG